GACGTCAGctcatttattttgaaaatgctTGTGAGTTGTGACTTTCAGGATATGTTCTACATTTTCCATAAACATGAATactgttatacagggtgttagtgacatcgtaacgaatactgagggggatgattcagaccatgattctgagttaatatcaagtggaattttccgtcgcaaaattcatgattttttctttaaatatttttaattctatacttttgcgatcgaaaattccacttgatattaactcagaatactgagctaaatcaacccctcagtattcgttacgatgtcacttacaccccttaccagtacatacaggtagccatacaagtaggtatgggtgttagtgacaccgtaacgaatacagagggggatgattcagaccatgattctgagttgatattaagtggaatttcctgatggacaatttatgattttttttgtttttttaaattatttttcgttccatatttttgcgacggaaaattccacttgatatcaactcagaatcatgccctgaatcatccctcaaagttttcgttacgatgtcactaacaccctgtatagagaaAGGATAGGTTTGAACAAACTAACTGCAAatgaatgaaacaaaaaaactaGCATTGGTTCATCAGCGATCAAACTAGAGTGAATAAGGGCAGTGTGTTCATTCAATTCATTGGCAAAGCATAGCAAATTGTTTAGCCTTGGTTTTACTGATAATTTTGTTTACTGTGCATAACAATAATTTCGTATGTTTCGTCTTGTTTGAACCCGAATCAGTTGAACATTGATATTGTTGTTAAAGCTTTGGGTTTAACAGTcagtacaaaaaataattgtaaacatTCGTCTTAATCATTTGAGTTAAAACATCAAAGTCGTAAAACAAGAACATGTAGAAACTACTGATCCTTGACCAGCCGTAGAAGTAGAGGACAATACGAGAAGAAGTTCCGAAACCTGACGTTTATTAGATGgtattaatgtaattttttattgtttcagcgAACCCTACATTAATCAGAACCTAACCGGACTCACAATGGCGCTGGCAAGAGGCAAAACAGCGCCAATGGACGTAGTCCGAGTAGAAACCAAATCCAAAGTAAGTTATATTTCAAACCTCAAACTTCGTGAACGGGGTATGGCTGGCTAAAAAAACAGTTTTGAATGTTAATTATTACTTATAGGTAATAACAGAATCTCTGGGCGATTAAAGGTTATCAAAATCTGtcttaaacataaatataattataatgatgtcGCCGTATTGTTTGACGCTTTTGGCTTATTTGCGTTTGAGTAGTTTGATTGTTCACTTTACATCACACCACACGTTAAATAGTTTTAGCTTTGCTTGATATGACCATGGAGAATCAATAATTTTAACGCGCATTAAACGCGGGCATTGTGCAACCACGTTAAAGACCAATAAAATATGGAATTGTTACATTCTTATGCGCTCTATTGTGTTCTAAGCCGATTTACCTTCAACAAAGATAACGCTATACTATTTAATTGACTACGTCCGTCACAACAAACAAGGATCTCTGGTGGCGGATACAATTAGCCCCTCAGCCGTTGATAGCGATGTCGCTTATCGCCTGTATTATCGTGGCAATACCGCTGATCGTTTAAATGCAATCACGCAAATCGCGACAAATATTATTCGAGACACAAAATCTGGCAAACAAGTATAACAAATACAAGCAGTGTTAAGACCGCTAAGCGCAATGTGTTCAcgaatttttttattaatcacaaattaaattaattagtaattaCATTTCTGTTACAATGAGGTATTTAAATGCAGTACtatgttataattaaatatgtattttttgctTTCCAGATAATGTTTTCGTTCTTATCAATTGGCTGGGGATTATTGTCAGACATTGATATAGAAAGTGAGAGACTACGAGCGATTGGGGGACAGAGGTTCACACTTTGGGCGCTGGCAAGGTTAGTCGGGCTGAGGAAATATAAAGGTGTAGTGAGCTACGCAAAAATAAAGGATGTGGGCAATCTGCCCAAGCCAAAACAACCGTTGACGCTCAGTCACAGTGTCAGTCAGGACGGCGCGCTCGACTCCCCCGACGCGGAAGCATTCATTGACTGCGATGAAAATTCAGACGTATTTACCAACGCTATGAACGGTAAACACCAAAGGGTAGACTCTTGGTACTCGGTCAATTCGCGGAGGAGTGCGTTCTACAGCACGCGCGGTTCAGAGTACCACAGTGTTACAAGCGGCGGCTCTGAAATGCGGTCACCGGTGCACACATGCATGCACGGCCCAGCCTCGCACCTACCCTCGCTCATGTCCCAGCTGCCTTCGCATTGGGTGCACGAGGAGGGTGAATTTGTCATGGTACACATTTCATATCAGTCTTATATCGGCGAAGACTTTTTATTTGCACCTCGGTCGCAACTCTCAGACGGAGTTATGTGGATGCTGATTATAAAAGCCGGCATTCCGAGATCTCAACTGTTTTCATTTTTTATGGGCATTAGCCAGGGTACACATGCTGAAGTCAACAATGAGTATATCAAAATGGTACCGGTGAGCGCATTTAGGATAGTGCCCGAGGGCCCTCACGGGTATCTGACTGTGGACGGCGAGTTAATGGAGTACGGGCCTATTCAAGGGGAAATATTTCCCAATATCGTCAATCTTCTGGTGCCAGACACAAAATAGCATCACATCACATGTCGCTACTTTTAAGAGAATCTattgatttaattgattttttctCTGAACGACTGATTCAGTTACCTGATACTTAACCGAGCCGATGAAAGTGAAAGTGCAATATTCTGAAAAGATAGAAGATTATGATCGCGAAGGTTGTGCCAGATAAATGACTAAATTATTCAACCaaagtatattattgtaatagCAAAAATGTATTGATCATTCCGTGAATGTTGTGATTTAGTTAATAAACTTatatcaaattaatttatttatgagccgattcaaaaataacatttgtgataataattttataagtgaACTATCATGTTTGGAAAATGTTAATTTAGCTACTAGTCATAGCTTTCGACAACTGGAAGCCAGTGCCAAATATTCTGCACTCTAATCTAAAATTGTTCACTTCGTGTTATCATTGTCAAGGaattgattaatttaaaaagtgtaATTGATTGCTCAAATCATCAAATGAAATGTCGAGCAGTCTGACTATTATAATCATGTATTACTAAATTGTTATTCTACTTTTTATGATAAATTACAGATGAAGAAAATCATTGCGTACTGCAGTATTGAGATTGCTCCATGTTCTCTGTGTGCCAATGAAAACTTTTCTCTAGGCTCAAGTGAAGCTTATTTTTAAGGTTCAAAATGCACAGCAACAGGCAAACTATAAGTTTTAATATGTGGAAGACAGCAAATTGctttatagtataataatataattactagTTTAAAACAATTAATATATTTCGGCACTTTTAGAAAAGCATCACATTAAACTGAACTGCAAGattcagtaaataaaaaatagaagctGTTCTGTTAGttcaatttatgtaaaaattttactTGCCTtctttataattgtaattaattataatggtttattttgtaacattttatttttgtaagacTGTAAGAATTATCTAATAAATAGGTAAACACTGGGTTGGGGATGAGGTTGATCATTGCTACTACTTAATCATGGTATTTAACCAGTATTAAGGTGAAGTTAACTATTATGTTTAATTGTTTCTGTGATAGTATTGAATTCTGCCATATTGATTTATTAAAGGTCCAAAATTTGTACAATAAATGGTTTAGCATTGAAATTAACAAAGCCCCAGTACACGcctaaaattttgtacaagaatTTACAAGTAATTGATTATACATTAGTATATTCCGGGCCTGATAGCTTTGTAATAAATGTGACggttattttttcttgccttGTAGTGTAAATTCTATACTATGCATAGAATTacgataatatataaaataagcatGTCCCAGGAAGTGAACTACAAACAGTGAAGCTTCTCATATGGTtttctatatatttattatgcaTTTTGTTTAATTCATTCCATTTTGCACAATTATCCACCACGCCGCAGCTCCGTGGTGCGTGCACAACTCTGTATATTGCTTGCTGTGTTACCAATTTTTGAAAATAACACTGTTTTGTAGTAcattccattttcaaaatatctgttttattaatataagtatGAGCGTTATTAATAATagtgaaattttaaaataattgaaaacagttgtgtaataaaattattaaagttATCCAAATGTCAAGTTTATGAAACTGTTGTCAATAAATGATTGTACAAATATACtgggtttttatttataaatattgttgaaatcaaagaatttaattatttacaaatatttatatatcataAATGAA
This sequence is a window from Pectinophora gossypiella chromosome 14, ilPecGoss1.1, whole genome shotgun sequence. Protein-coding genes within it:
- the LOC126372470 gene encoding sphingosine kinase 1-like: MADPKIGKDVSNGVEGDHADLKDQVYLEETFYILSKKNSVFRVRLTSKGLSLTKETDGNSKEQTILLRDIIGGKCMRSKRRRPGAGSCVCSSLVGHQQLKVVDENSGDLDENDISAYLYIYAYILKRSRRTLKRERTTITLRFRSFDKYEDNNREAQKWRSTIKCLIAGQSITYAPPANDKKLLILLNPKSGPGKARELFQSKVAPILQEAEVPYDLHVTKYANYAREFVRTRNVYNWRGIVAVGGDGVLFEILNGMFERLDWQPALAEVPLAIMPCGSGNGLARSICHLYNEPYINQNLTGLTMALARGKTAPMDVVRVETKSKIMFSFLSIGWGLLSDIDIESERLRAIGGQRFTLWALARLVGLRKYKGVVSYAKIKDVGNLPKPKQPLTLSHSVSQDGALDSPDAEAFIDCDENSDVFTNAMNGKHQRVDSWYSVNSRRSAFYSTRGSEYHSVTSGGSEMRSPVHTCMHGPASHLPSLMSQLPSHWVHEEGEFVMVHISYQSYIGEDFLFAPRSQLSDGVMWMLIIKAGIPRSQLFSFFMGISQGTHAEVNNEYIKMVPVSAFRIVPEGPHGYLTVDGELMEYGPIQGEIFPNIVNLLVPDTK